The following are encoded together in the Tribolium castaneum strain GA2 chromosome 3, icTriCast1.1, whole genome shotgun sequence genome:
- the LOC103313551 gene encoding uncharacterized protein LOC103313551, translated as MCVSFLTVYLQFDSMPRSGLVTFLISVAFLIRCFQGQKTETSTSAESLMIDTTTESTKEEGAYIDMEIISIEVLPKIGNAVVLSWGKPLREYDLDWTYGVYYGENMQEALKEPKLTTKDLSAEVANLTFCTQYIFAVGVVDPASKRPHPARNVRTIGTLINELSPPEDLQVEFIPEKEPCLLIKWSASCPNIAEPLGYLVTVHEKNSPRMMLITHPFTTSVELAQTLRVVYGKSYDIKVATDVVGSQPTETVSFKVPHFLQPYKVRLTSRPEGAFVMYWREPFVPYFVDDFFYEVYVYPGRDLQGKAQIYATERPVFQFQGNQSEYTFMVGLRSGDGEFKSYLTDPVAINLLGENVTLSVS; from the exons ATGTGTGTTTCGTTCCTAACAGTGTATTTGCAGTTTGACAGCATGCCCCGTTCTGgtttagtaacttttttaatttcggttgcGTTTCTAATTCGC TGTTTCCAGGGCcagaaaactgaaacttcGACTTCTGCTGAATCCTTAATGATTGACACGACGACGGAAAGCACCAAAGAAGAGGGTGCTTATATTGACATGGAAATTATCAGCATTGAAGTGCTACCGAAAATTGGCAATGCTGTGGTCCTGTCCTGGGGGAAACCCCTACGAGAGTATGACCTGGATTGGACTTACGGCGTCTACTACGGCGAAAATATGCAGGAAGCTCTGAAAG AGCCAAAATTGACCACCAAAGACCTTTCCGCCGAAGTGGCAAACCTGACCTTTTGCACGCAGTACATCTTCGCCGTGGGGGTGGTGGACCCCGCCTCCAAACGCCCACACCCGGCCCGCAACGTGCGAACAATCGGCACTCTCATCAACGAGCTTTCTCCACCAGAGGACCTCCAGGTGGAATTTATCCCCGAGAAGGAACCTTGTCTTTTAATCAAATGGTCGGCTTCGTGCCCCAACATCGCCGAGCCTCTCGGATACCTGGTGACCGTCCACGAGAAAAACTCCCCGAGGATGATGCTCATAACACACCCTTTCACCACCTCGGTGGAGTTGGCCCAAACTTTGCGCGTGGTTTACGGCAAGTCGTACGACATTAAAGTCGCCACTGACGTGGTGGGGTCGCAACCCACGGAGACGGTGTCGTTCAAAGTGCCCCATTTTTTGCAACCGTACAAAGTGCGATTGACTTCACGTCCCGAAGGCGCGTTCGTGATGTACTGGCGCGAGCCGTTCGTGCCCTACTTCGTGGACGACTTCTTCTACGAGGTGTACGTGTACCCGGGGCGGGATCTGCAAGGCAAGGCGCAGATCTACGCCACGGAGCGGCCCGTGTTCCAGTTTCAGGGGAATCAGAGCGAGTACACCTTCATGGTGGGGCTTAGGTCAGGAGATGGGGAGTTCAAGTCGTATCTGACGGACCCGGTGGCGATAAACTTGCTCGGGGAGAATGTGACGCTCAGTGTTAGCTGA